In one window of Arachis ipaensis cultivar K30076 chromosome B06, Araip1.1, whole genome shotgun sequence DNA:
- the LOC107646511 gene encoding pectinesterase-like: protein MAASDLSISLLLFTATIIFSNLASLASSSSSICDLTPYPSFCKSNSPSKGRSDIHSYGRFFARKSLSSSTKFRSLVSKYLKPRSKNKLSESMLLALQDCYLLSDFNVDFWTNTLNAINSTNTLSSSEDENYLHSMISATLTNHDTCLDSLQQATTTHTDELLITNISNGTKFYSISLAFFKQGWGNNKNTHNRKLTERIVKRSNIHRMWEQRLYEITKRRGRKLLQLDPEANVVVSQTVVVNPDGSGDYTTINDAVNAAPNNTLGINGFFVIYVVAGVYEEYVSIPKTKQYLMMIGDGINQTIITGNRSVADGWTTFNSATFAVVAQGFVAVNMTFRNTAGAINHQAVAFRSGADLSAFYSCSFEGYQDTLYTHSMRQFYRNCDIYGTVDFIFGNGAVVFQDCNIYPRLPMSNQFNAITAQGRTDVNQNTGISIHNCTITAAADLAASNGTTKTYLGRPWKLYSRTVYMQSFMDSLIDPAGWVAWSGDFALDTLYYAEYDNWGAGSNTSSRVTWAGYDVLLDSIGAINFTVSNFIFGDVWLPATGVPYLASLY from the exons ATGGCAGCTTCAGATCTATCTATAAGCTTATTATTATTCACTGCCACTATTATTTTCTCCAACTTGGCTTCTCTTGCATCTTCATCTTCCTCCATTTGCGACCTCACACCATATCCATccttctgcaaatccaattcacCTTCCAAAGGCCGCAGTGACATACATAGCTATGGTCGATTTTTCGCACGCAAATCCCTCTCATCATCTACTAAGTTTCGCTCATTAGTCTCTAAGTATCTCAAACCTCGTTCCAAAAACAAATTATCTGAGTCCATGCTTCTTGCCCTTCAAGATTGCTACCTTCTAAGTGACTTCAACGTAGATTTCTGGACCAACACTCTCAACGCCATAAATTCCACTAACACACTCAGTAGCTCAGAGGATGAAAATTATTTGCATAGCATGATTAGTGCTACTTTAACCAACCACGACACATGCTTAGATAGCCTCCAACAAGCCACAACCACACACACTGATGAATTACTCATCACCAATATCTCCAATGGGACCAAGTTTTATAGCATATCCCTTGCATTTTTCAAGCAAGGTTGGGGAAACAACAAAAACACACACAACAGAAAATTAACAGAGAGAATAGTAAAGAGAAGTAACATTCATCGCATGTGGGAACAGAGGCTGTATGAGATAacaaaaagaagaggaagaaaactGCTTCAGTTAGATCCTGAGGCGAATGTTGTTGTGAGCCAAACGGTGGTGGTGAACCCAGATGGCTCTGGAGACTACACAACTATTAATGATGCAGTGAATGCAGCACCAAACAACACCCTTGGTATCAATGGCTTTTTTGTAATTTATGTGGTTGCAGGGGTGTATGAAGAATATGTTTCCATTCCAAAAACCAAGCAGTATTTAATGATGATAGGTGATGGTATTAACCAGACTATAATCACCGGAAATCGAAGCGTTGCTGATGGCTGGACAACCTTCAACTCTGCCACGTTTG CTGTGGTTGCACAAGGCTTTGTGGCGGTGAACATGACATTTCGGAACACAGCCGGAGCAATAAACCACCAAGCAGTGGCGTTTCGGAGCGGTGCAGATCTATCTGCATTTTATAGCTGTAGCTTTGAAGGGTACCAAGACACATTGTACACGCATTCTATGAGGCAATTCTACAGAAACTGCGACATTTATGGCACTGTGGACTTCATATTTGGCAATGGAGCGGTTGTCTTCCAAGATTGTAACATCTACCCAAGACTACCAATGAGTAATCAATTCAATGCAATCACTGCACAGGGCAGAACTGACGTGAATCAAAACACTGGAATCTCCATACACAATTGCACCATAACGGCCGCAGCCGATTTAGCTGCTAGTAACGGCACCACAAAAACGTACCTAGGGAGGCCATGGAAACTGTATTCAAGAACAGTTTACATGCAATCTTTCATGGATAGCTTGATCGATCCAGCGGGTTGGGTTGCTTGGTCTGGGGACTTTGCCTTAGACACCCTTTATTATGCTGAATATGATAACTGGGGAGCCGGATCAAATACCAGTAGTAGGGTTACTTGGGCAGGTTACGATGTGCTTTTGGACAGCATAGGTGCAATTAATTTTACAGTCTCCAATTTCATATTTGGTGATGTTTGGCTTCCCGCCACTGGAGTACCATATTTAGCTAGTTTATACTGA
- the LOC107646510 gene encoding probable pectinesterase/pectinesterase inhibitor 21 — MAGGDPERNKRLVLIGVSTFLLVAMVVAVTLSVTLNKNSSDGSKAEDQSHVASSVKAVKTLCAPTDYREECEQSLSAEAGNTTDPRELIKIAFNITIKRITDGLEQTQMLQELENDPMAKQALDSCKQLMDLSIDEFNRSLEKLGRFDLNNIDNILSSLKVWLSGAITYQETCLDGFENTTSSAGEQMKELLRTAMHMSSNGLAIITELDKTMSAMHFPSTQPAGARRLMSEDDEDQDQDQELPEWIEDRIAVRKLMATVGGGRRFKADVTVAKDGSGDFQTITEALRKVPSNNKKPFIIHIKEGVYQEYLEVPRNLTHVVFIGDGGHKTRITGNKNFIDGVNTYKTATVAVQGDYFVAMGVGFENSAGAAKHQAVALRVQADKSIFYKCRMDGYQDTLYAHTMRQFYRDCVISGTIDFVFGDAVSVFQNCTFEVRKPLANQQCIVTAQGRKERYQPTGIVIQGGSIVSDPEYFPVRFTNKAFLARPWKNYSRTVFLDTYLDDLVTPAGYMPWQTAEGLSGMDTCYYAEFGNRGPGADNTNRVNWLGIKKNFTAQAANMYNPTNFFRGDEWIKVTKIPYNPGQTSPSSSSPAPASSPTAAATTTATSSPAPSPSNL, encoded by the exons ATGGCAGGGGGAGACCCAGAGAGGAATAAAAGACTAGTCCTTATAGGAGTCTCAACCTTCTTATTGGTGGCCATGGTGGTGGCCGTCACACTCAGCGTCACCTTGAACAAGAACTCCAGTGATGGTTCAAAGGCAGAAGACCAGAGCCATGTTGCATCGTCGGTGAAAGCGGTGAAGACCCTCTGCGCTCCTACAGATTACAGAGAGGAATGCGAGCAGTCATTGTCCGCAGAAGCCGGCAACACCACGGATCCAAGGGAACTCATCAAGATCGCATTCAACATCACCATCAAGAGGATCACCGATGGCCTTGAGCAGACCCAGATGCTTCAGGAATTGGAGAACGACCCCATGGCCAAGCAGGCTCTCGACTCTTGCAAGCAACTCATGGACCTCTCCATTGACGAGTTCAACAGGTCCCTCGAGAAGCTTGGAAGGTTCGACCTCAACAACATCGACAACATTCTCAGCAGCTTGAAGGTCTGGCTCAGCGGTGCCATCACCTACCAGGAGACCTGCCTTGACGGCTTCGAGAACACCACCAGCAGCGCCGGCGAGCAGATGAAGGAATTGTTGAGGACCGCCATGCACATGAGCAGCAATGGCCTCGCCATCATCACCGAGCTCGACAAGACCATGAGCGCCATGCATTTCCCCTCCACCCAGCCCGCCGGAGCCCGCCGCCTGATGTCCGAGGACGATGAGGACCAGGACCAGGACCAGGAGCTCCCCGAGTGGATCGAGGACCGCATCGCCGTCCGCAAGCTTATGGCTACTGTTGGTGGCGGAAGAAGGTTCAAGGCTGACGTGACAGTTGCAAAGGATGGTTCTGGTGATTTCCAGACCATCACAGAAGCCTTGAGGAAGGTTCCTTCAAATAACAAGAAGCCCTTCATCATCCACATCAAGGAGGGTGTCTACCAGGAGTACCTTGAAGTCCCCAGGAACTTGACCCACGTTGTCTTCATCGGCGATGGTGGTCACAAGACCCGCATCACCGGCAATAAGAACTTCATCGATGGCGTTAACACTTACAAGACCGCCACCGTTG CTGTTCAAGGAGACTACTTCGTTGCCATGGGAGTAGGATTCGAGAACTCAGCCGGAGCAGCGAAGCACCAGGCAGTGGCTCTGAGGGTGCAAGCAGACAAATCCATCTTCTACAAGTGCAGAATGGACGGTTACCAAGACACACTGTACGCCCACACCATGCGTCAGTTCTACAGAGACTGCGTGATCTCAGGCACCATCGATTTCGTGTTCGGAGATGCAGTGTCAGTCTTCCAGAACTGCACCTTCGAGGTGAGGAAGCCATTGGCAAACCAGCAGTGCATTGTGACAGCACAAGGCAGGAAGGAGAGGTACCAGCCAACAGGAATTGTGATCCAGGGTGGTTCCATCGTGTCAGACCCAGAATACTTCCCAGTTAGGTTCACCAACAAGGCCTTCCTTGCTCGTCCATGGAAGAATTACTCAAGGACCGTCTTCTTGGATACCTACCTTGATGACTTGGTCACCCCCGCCGGTTACATGCCATGGCAAACAGCCGAGGGACTCTCCGGCATGGACACTTGCTACTACGCTGAGTTCGGCAACCGTGGTCCCGGAGCTGACAACACCAACCGTGTCAACTGGCTTGGTATCAAGAAAAACTTCACAGCACAAGCAGCAAACATGTACAATCCAACCAACTTCTTCCGTGGAGATGAATGGATCAAGGTTACCAAGATTCCCTACAACCCTGGCCA AACCAgcccctcctcctcctcccctGCTCCTGCTTCTTCTCCGACCGCGGCCGCCACAACCACTGCCACCTCCTCCCCTGCTCCTTCCCCTTCTAATCTCTAA